The DNA sequence TGCGCTACTGCGCCGCGGCCCGGCACGAACCCCGTGCCTGTGCCCCCGCGCTCGCCCGGCTGGCCGCACCCGGGGCCCGGAACGCCGGCCGAGCGCGCGAACGCCGCGGACATGGTGCTGCTGGGCGGCCGCGTGTTCCTGGCCGACGAGGCCAACACCGTCGCGGAGGCGCTCGCCATCCGCGACGGCCGCGTGCTCGCCGTGGGCTCCGACGCGGCCATCCGCGACTATGCCGGGCCCGGCACGCAGATCGTCGATCTGGACGGCAAGCTGGTGACGCCCGGGTTCAACGACGCGCACATCCACTTCGGCGCCGGAGGCCAGGGGCTGCTGAACGTGAGCCTGCTGGGCACCACCTCGCTGGCCGAGATCGAGCGCCGCGTGGCCGCCGCCGCCGCGCAGGCGCAGCCCGGGGAGTGGATCCTGGGACGCGGCTGGGACCACACGCGCCTTCCCGCCTCGGAACTGGGCGCGGGCGGCTGGCCCACCAAGGAGGTGCTGGACCGGGCCGCGCCCAACAACCCCGTCCTGCTTTCGCGCGTGGACGGCCACACCTCGTGGGCCAACACCGCGGCCCTGCGCATCGCCGGGGTCACCCGCACCACGGCCAACCCGTCCGGCGGCGAAGTGGTGCGCGACGCGCGCGGCGAGGCCACGGGCATCCTCAAGGAAACCGCGGAAGGGCTGGTGAGCCGGCACGTTCCGGCACCCACGCTGGCGCAGGCCCGCCGCGGCATCCGCGCGGCGCTGGACCTGGCCGCGCGCACGGGCGTCACCAGCGTCCAGACGGACGTGTGGGGCGCCGACATGGCCGTCTACAAGCAGCTGCGCGACGCGGACTCGCTCACCGTGCGCGTGTACGGCTGGCACCCGCTGGAACGGCGGGTGATCGAGGGGATGCGCGAGCTGGGCATCACCGCCGGCTATGGCGACGAGTGGCTGCGGATGGGGATGCTGAAGGGGTACACCGACGGCACGCTGGGCTCGCGCACCGCCTTCATGCTGGAGCCCTTCGCCGACGACCACTCGCACCGGGGGCTGCCGCAGTACACCAACGCGCAGCTCGACTCGCTGGTCACCGCGGCCGACGCGGCGGGGCTGCAGGTGATCCTTCACGCCATCGGCGACGCGGCCAACCGCCAGGCGCTGGACGCCTTCGAGCGCGCCGCCCGGGTGAACAGCGAGCGCCCGCGCCGGCACCGCATCGAGCACGCCCAGGTGCTGGACCAGGCCGACATCCCCCGTTTCCGGCAGCTGGGCGTAATCGCCTCCATGCAGCCCACGCACGCCACCAGCGACATGCGCTGGGTGGATACGCGCATCGGCCGCGAGCGCGCTACGGAGGGCGCCTACGTGTGGCGCTCGCTGCTGAACGCCGGCGCCACCGTCGTCTTTGGCACCGACTTCCCGGTGGAGCCCATGCCGCCGGTGGAGGGCATCTACTCGGCCGTCACCCGCCAGAGCCGCGAAGAGCCGGGGACTCCGCCGGGCGGCTGGATGCCCGAGCAACGGCTGACCCGCCAGGAGGCGATCCGCCTGTACACCGCCACCCCGGCGTACGGCGAGTGGCAGGAGACCCGCAAGGGAGTGCTGCACGCCGGCATGCTGGCCGACCTGGTGGTGTGGGACCGCGACCTGCTGACCGTTCCGGAAGGCGAGATCCTGCAGGCCGCGCCGGTGATGACGGTGGTGGGCGGCCGCGTCGTGTACCGCCGCTGAACGTGGAAGAGCGGCGGGCGGCGCGCAGCGAGGCCGGGCGCGAGTTCGCGCCCACGGAAGGCGCCACGACGGACCGCGGGGAGCTGGCGGTGGTGCTTACCGGCGGCGGCGCGCGCGGCGCGTACCAGGTGGGGCTGCTGAACTACCTGGCCAAGGCGCACCCCGACATCAAGGTGCCCATCTGGACCGGGGTGTCGGCCGGTGCCATCAACATGGCGCTGATGGCGCAGCACCACGGCACCTTCGCGCAGGCCGCCAACGAGCTGGCCTGCCTGTGGAGCGAGCTGCTCCCGGAGCGCATCTTTCGCGTGGACGCCCGGTCCCTGGCCGCCAACTTCGGGCGCTGGGGACTGCGGCTGGCCGGCGGTCCGGAGGGGCGGGTGCGCGGGATGGTGGATACGGGACCGCTGCGGGCGTTCCTGGAAGAAGCGCTCGCCCCGGTGAACGGCGAGCTGACGGGGCTGGACTACAACCTTCACCGCGGCACCCTGCGCGCCGCCGCCATCAGCACCACCGACTACACCACCGGCACGTCGGTGGTCTGGGTGCAGGGGCGCGACATCGAAACGTGGGAGCGGCCGGGGCGCACCAGCCGCCACTGCCGGTTCACCATAGACCACGTGATGGCATCGGCCGCGCTGCCGCTGTTCTTTCCCGCGGTGCAGATCGGGCCGCACTGGTACGGCGACGGCGGCATCAAGATGACGGCGCCGCTCTCCCCCGCCCTGCACCTGGGCGCCAGCCGCATCCTGGCCGTTTCCACCCGCTACGACCGCACCCGCGCCGAGGCCGCGGCGCCGGACGTGGCCGGGTATCCGCCGCCGGCCCAGATCATCGGGATGATGCTGGACTCGGTGTTCCTGGAGATGGTGGACCAGGACGTCGCGCGGATGGAGCGCATCAATACGGTGGTGGAGCACGTGCCGCCGGAGCATCGCAAGGGGATGCGCCCGGTGAAGCTGATGGTGATGCGGCCGTCGCGAGACCTGGCGCGCCTCTCCGCCGAGTACGAGCCCCGCCTTCCACGCGCGTTCCGCATGCTGACGCGCGGGCTGGGCACGCGGCAAACGTCCAGCCCCGACGTGCTCAGCATGCTGATGTTCCAGCATGACTACGCCAAACGCCTGATGGCCCTGGGCGAAGAAGACGCCGAGCGCCGCGGCGCCGAGCTGGCGGCGTTCCTGGGCGACGAGTAGCCCGGTCTGCGGGTCTCTCTCACAAATGAGTCATTCGACCCACGCCCCCGGCCGGGGTTGAGCGCATCTTATCAGGCGTAGACCGCGAGGGGTGGATGGACCACCTCCGCAGCAGAAACTACCGCCTGGAGTAAAAGACGATGCGTGCCCGTGAACTGTTCTCGCTCGCTGCCTGCCTGACGATCTTCGTGGGCGGCCACATGGTTTCGGCGCAGGCGCTTCGCGCTCACGAGAGCGAGGCGGACGCGAAGAGCACGGCCGAGCAGGTGGACGCGCGCTGGCACACCGGTCCGCGCGGGCTCACTCCCGGCCAATGAAGCGCCGTCTCCACGTCACCATGTAAGAACCGCCGCGTCGAAGCTCGACACGGCGGTTCTTTGTATCCAGGGCTCCACCGAATGGGTCATGCGCCTTGGGGCTCGTTGGTGTGCCCTCGCGCAATCGAGAAGAGCCGGACCGGGGTGTGAAAGGGTGGGGAGGTTGCAGAGATCGTCTTGCGGGATCTTCACACCGGCTGAGCCGTCGCGGACGGCAAGATTCTGTGACTTGCCGCGTCCAATTTGATCGGACGTATTTTCCAGACCATCCCAGCAGACCGGCCATGAGGCGGTGATTGCGCGAGAAGCCAAATGGCACGACCTGTTGCATCTCAGTTTACAACTGGAACCACGCGTCGTGATCTGTAGTAATGTCGCGCCGGATGTGATCGACGGCCCAACAGGGCTAATTCCGCTCGGAATCACACGCTCGCGCACAGTCACGGTGGTATGAGGCGGGACGGCAAGATGTGGCGCTGTGTGGTCATCCCTCCACCTGCGGCTCTGCTGCGGGGGCCGTCCCGCCCCCCGCGTCGGCGGCCGGTGCAGGCAGGGCCCGCTGTTCCGCGACGAACTGCTCCAGCGAAAGAGTGATCCCCAAGGCTTCGGCAGCCGCCAATGCGTGGCGAATCCGCTCAGTCGCCGCAGTTATCAGCGCCTCGGGTGAGGCTGCAGCGTCGCGCTCAGCGACGAGCCGGGCGTTCTCGGCTGGGAGGGTCGCCAGTTGAATAGCCGTACGAGCCCGAATGGCCTCCGCTGTTGCAGAGATGAGGTCCGCCTTCGCCTCAGCTACATGAGCCTCCGCCGTCTCACGTGCTGCCGACGCATGCACGCGGTCAGCTTCTCCACGCGCTAATTCGACCTTAGCGTCAACGAACTCCCCCGCTCGGCTGGTGAACAGCGGGAAACGATTCTTCAGATGCTCCCAGAGTTTGGGAATTACCCCGAGCAACCCCGCGGTGAAGCCGCTACCTCCTTCAGGGCGTTCTTCGCGTAATGTGACATCAATGCGTTCGTCGCTCATCGGATCATTACTCCTTCCGATTAAGCGTACGCGGACACGGCGACACCTATGTCGATCCCATCGACTTCGAGGCCGTTCCCCCCAAGCGCGATGTCGAGAGCACTAAGGCCTCGGACTGCGTCGCCCAACACTTCGGCTGCGGTATCCGCGTCAACCCATACGGGGACCTCGGCCGACACACGAAGGAGTGGAGTTGGCGCGTCGTCAGTGCGGCCTCGAGCCACCTCCACTCGCTCGGTGCGGGTGAAGGTGGTCGCACCAGCACCACCAGGCCCATCAGGAACCAGCTTCGGGGGAGGATGCGCTGCATCCGGTCCCGCTTCCTCTGTAGCGACGGAGTTGCCCTGGTCGGCTGATGGGCCTATCCACATAACATCCGAATACGCGCGCCGTCCCCAGCGGAAGAAGCTCCAAGGGTCGCGCCCATTGTACGGCCGGTTCCA is a window from the Longimicrobium sp. genome containing:
- a CDS encoding amidohydrolase yields the protein MIPRSRSTLLALLALSACATAPRPGTNPVPVPPRSPGWPHPGPGTPAERANAADMVLLGGRVFLADEANTVAEALAIRDGRVLAVGSDAAIRDYAGPGTQIVDLDGKLVTPGFNDAHIHFGAGGQGLLNVSLLGTTSLAEIERRVAAAAAQAQPGEWILGRGWDHTRLPASELGAGGWPTKEVLDRAAPNNPVLLSRVDGHTSWANTAALRIAGVTRTTANPSGGEVVRDARGEATGILKETAEGLVSRHVPAPTLAQARRGIRAALDLAARTGVTSVQTDVWGADMAVYKQLRDADSLTVRVYGWHPLERRVIEGMRELGITAGYGDEWLRMGMLKGYTDGTLGSRTAFMLEPFADDHSHRGLPQYTNAQLDSLVTAADAAGLQVILHAIGDAANRQALDAFERAARVNSERPRRHRIEHAQVLDQADIPRFRQLGVIASMQPTHATSDMRWVDTRIGRERATEGAYVWRSLLNAGATVVFGTDFPVEPMPPVEGIYSAVTRQSREEPGTPPGGWMPEQRLTRQEAIRLYTATPAYGEWQETRKGVLHAGMLADLVVWDRDLLTVPEGEILQAAPVMTVVGGRVVYRR
- a CDS encoding patatin-like phospholipase family protein gives rise to the protein MEERRAARSEAGREFAPTEGATTDRGELAVVLTGGGARGAYQVGLLNYLAKAHPDIKVPIWTGVSAGAINMALMAQHHGTFAQAANELACLWSELLPERIFRVDARSLAANFGRWGLRLAGGPEGRVRGMVDTGPLRAFLEEALAPVNGELTGLDYNLHRGTLRAAAISTTDYTTGTSVVWVQGRDIETWERPGRTSRHCRFTIDHVMASAALPLFFPAVQIGPHWYGDGGIKMTAPLSPALHLGASRILAVSTRYDRTRAEAAAPDVAGYPPPAQIIGMMLDSVFLEMVDQDVARMERINTVVEHVPPEHRKGMRPVKLMVMRPSRDLARLSAEYEPRLPRAFRMLTRGLGTRQTSSPDVLSMLMFQHDYAKRLMALGEEDAERRGAELAAFLGDE